From the Hymenobacter yonginensis genome, one window contains:
- a CDS encoding dienelactone hydrolase family protein has protein sequence MDQRIINLFDEYTHAPLSRKEFMERLLKLTGGTALAAAALAALEPGYAQAASIPQKNDELLMEDVTWPGADGVTMKGYLVHPKSKKKRGAVVVIHENRGLTPHIKDVTRRVAAAGYLALGVDALSGFGGTPANEDEGRALIGKLDPKQNLQNYLTGLAYLRRHPESNGRTGCMGFCWGGAMANKLAIADPALNAAVAYYGTQPPVSDVPSIKARLLLHYAGLDERVNAGKDAYAAALTAAGIKFDQYVYEGVNHAFNNDSSPARYNAEAAKLAWDRTLKLFKETLS, from the coding sequence ATGGACCAGCGCATTATCAACCTGTTCGACGAGTACACGCACGCGCCGCTCAGCCGCAAGGAGTTTATGGAGCGCCTGCTGAAGCTGACCGGCGGCACGGCCCTGGCCGCCGCGGCCCTGGCGGCGCTGGAGCCCGGCTACGCGCAAGCCGCCAGCATACCTCAGAAGAACGATGAGTTGCTGATGGAAGACGTAACCTGGCCCGGCGCCGACGGCGTGACCATGAAAGGCTACCTGGTGCACCCCAAGTCCAAGAAGAAGCGCGGCGCCGTGGTGGTGATTCACGAAAACCGAGGCCTGACGCCGCACATCAAAGACGTAACGCGCCGCGTGGCGGCGGCCGGCTACCTGGCGCTGGGCGTGGATGCGCTGTCGGGGTTCGGGGGCACGCCGGCCAACGAGGACGAGGGCCGCGCGCTCATCGGCAAGCTCGACCCGAAGCAGAACCTGCAGAACTACCTCACCGGGCTGGCCTACCTGCGCCGCCACCCCGAAAGCAACGGCCGCACCGGCTGCATGGGCTTCTGCTGGGGCGGCGCCATGGCCAATAAGCTAGCTATTGCCGACCCGGCCCTCAACGCCGCTGTGGCCTACTACGGCACCCAGCCGCCCGTGTCGGATGTGCCTAGCATCAAGGCGCGCCTGTTGCTGCACTACGCCGGCCTAGATGAGCGGGTGAATGCCGGCAAAGACGCCTACGCGGCGGCCCTCACGGCCGCGGGCATCAAGTTCGATCAGTACGTGTATGAGGGCGTCAACCACGCGTTCAACAACGACTCGTCGCCGGCCCGCTACAACGCCGAAGCAGCCAAGCTGGCCTGGGACCGGACACTCAAGCTCTTCAAAGAAACCCTCAGCTAA
- a CDS encoding M28 family metallopeptidase, whose product MKVLPLITLVGVSLAAAAPALAQQGTKADPAVLAKIKDEGLNRSKVMETAFYLTDVCGPRLAGSEGLSRAHAWTKKQLTDWGLTNAEVEPWGTFGRGWDIEKSYVAMTAPYYHTLIGAPKAWTPGTNGALKKQVVVVKARNVAGLDEYKGRLKDKIVLLEVANPPQPNFEPDARRHTDEALQKMADYKPEGPLTATPQQQQATKQRQELSAMRARMADMFVSEGAAAILSSRGGSDGTFFTSNGAPYAADAKPVLPELEMAPEDQLRLIRLADAGIPVEIELETRTKFQTQDLKGYNVVAEIPGTDKKLKSEVVMLGGHLDSWHAATGATDNAAGCAIMMEAVRILKASGVQPRRTIRIALWGEEEQGLFGSRNYVKNHFADPATMKLLPAHEKLAAYFNLDNGAGKIRGVYAQGNEGVVPIFQDWLKPFADMGATTVTLRNTGGTDHLSFDAVGLPGFQFIQDPLDYGTRTHHTNMDTYERLPADDLKQASVLVASFVYQAAMRDQKLPRKPLPAAKPENKS is encoded by the coding sequence ATGAAAGTACTTCCACTCATCACCCTGGTGGGTGTCAGCCTGGCGGCAGCCGCTCCGGCGCTGGCCCAGCAGGGCACCAAAGCCGACCCGGCCGTGCTGGCCAAAATCAAAGACGAGGGCTTGAACCGCTCGAAGGTGATGGAAACGGCCTTCTACCTCACCGACGTCTGCGGACCGCGCCTGGCCGGCTCCGAGGGCCTCAGCCGGGCTCATGCCTGGACCAAAAAGCAGCTCACCGACTGGGGCCTCACCAACGCCGAAGTAGAGCCCTGGGGCACCTTCGGCCGCGGCTGGGACATCGAGAAGTCGTACGTAGCCATGACGGCACCCTACTACCACACGCTCATCGGGGCGCCCAAAGCCTGGACGCCGGGCACCAACGGCGCCCTCAAAAAGCAGGTGGTGGTGGTGAAGGCCCGAAATGTAGCCGGCCTGGATGAATACAAAGGCCGGCTGAAAGACAAGATTGTGCTGCTGGAGGTGGCCAACCCGCCCCAGCCCAATTTCGAGCCAGATGCCCGCCGCCACACCGACGAGGCCTTGCAGAAAATGGCCGACTACAAGCCCGAAGGGCCTCTGACCGCAACCCCACAACAGCAGCAGGCCACCAAGCAACGACAGGAGTTGAGCGCCATGCGCGCCCGTATGGCCGATATGTTTGTCAGCGAGGGCGCCGCAGCCATCCTGAGCTCCCGCGGCGGCTCCGATGGCACGTTCTTCACCAGCAACGGCGCACCCTACGCCGCCGACGCCAAGCCCGTGCTGCCCGAGTTGGAAATGGCGCCCGAAGACCAACTCCGCCTGATTCGGTTGGCTGATGCCGGCATTCCGGTGGAAATTGAGCTGGAAACCCGCACCAAGTTCCAGACGCAGGATCTGAAAGGCTACAATGTGGTGGCCGAAATTCCGGGCACCGACAAAAAGCTGAAAAGCGAAGTGGTAATGCTCGGCGGCCACCTCGACTCCTGGCACGCCGCCACCGGCGCCACCGATAACGCCGCCGGCTGCGCCATCATGATGGAGGCCGTGCGCATTCTGAAAGCCAGCGGTGTGCAGCCGCGTCGCACCATCCGGATTGCGCTGTGGGGCGAGGAGGAGCAGGGTTTGTTCGGCTCGCGCAACTACGTAAAAAACCACTTTGCCGACCCCGCCACCATGAAGCTGCTGCCCGCCCACGAGAAGCTGGCTGCGTACTTCAACCTCGACAATGGCGCCGGCAAAATCCGCGGCGTCTACGCGCAGGGCAACGAAGGCGTGGTGCCCATCTTCCAAGACTGGCTCAAGCCCTTCGCCGACATGGGCGCTACCACCGTGACGCTACGCAACACCGGCGGTACCGACCACCTCTCGTTCGATGCCGTAGGGCTGCCCGGCTTCCAGTTCATCCAAGACCCGCTCGACTACGGCACCCGCACCCACCACACCAACATGGACACCTACGAGCGCCTGCCCGCCGACGACCTCAAGCAGGCCTCGGTACTGGTTGCCTCCTTCGTGTACCAAGCCGCCATGCGCGACCAGAAGCTGCCCCGCAAGCCCCTGCCCGCCGCCAAGCCCGAAAACAAAAGCTAA